One Euphorbia lathyris chromosome 1, ddEupLath1.1, whole genome shotgun sequence DNA segment encodes these proteins:
- the LOC136210636 gene encoding zinc finger A20 and AN1 domain-containing stress-associated protein 1: MGSEQNKGASFPPTESILCANGCGFFGTPSNMNLCSKCYRDLRAEEEQAASAKAVMEKTLSIKPKPDLVIAEAPAPALVVAPIPSEAVVASESSSLTSEPPVAGGDQAPPKAANRCSTCNKKVGLTGFRCKCGSTFCGNHRYPENHDCSFDFKSTGRNAIAKANPVVKADKVERI; encoded by the coding sequence ATGGGCTCCGAGCAGAACAAGGGCGCAAGCTTTCCTCCCACCGAATCAATTCTCTGCGCCAATGGTTGTGGCTTTTTCGGTACGCCGTCCAACATGAACCTCTGCTCCAAGTGCTATCGCGACCTTCGCGCCGAGGAAGAACAGGCCGCCTCTGCCAAAGCGGTGATGGAGAAAACCCTCAGCATCAAACCCAAACCAGATCTTGTAATTGCTGAAGCCCCCGCCCCTGCTTTGGTGGTCGCTCCTATCCCTTCCGAGGCTGTCGTGGCTTCTGAATCGTCGTCGTTGACATCGGAGCCTCCAGTTGCTGGTGGTGACCAGGCGCCTCCTAAGGCGGCCAATAGGTGTTCTACCTGCAATAAAAAGGTTGGCCTGACTGGATTTAGGTGCAAGTGTGGGAGCACCTTCTGTGGGAATCATCGGTACCCGGAGAATCACGATTGTTCCTTTGATTTCAAGAGCACGGGCCGAAACGCAATCGCAAAGGCCAATCCTGTTGTGAAAGCTGATAAAGTGGAGAGGATCTAG